Proteins encoded in a region of the Candidatus Margulisiibacteriota bacterium genome:
- a CDS encoding complex I subunit 1 family protein — protein MNLFYLLVAPGFLWSLTIGLLASWYDRKITARLQWRQGPPIFQPLTDLIKLFGKEVYVPDGGLRWLFLLAPLLAFSAVLISSTILGVSNLDISEGFIGDLIVVVYLLTVPSLALILAGSASRNPLAALGASREMKLILAYELPFLLALFTLLVKVRSVMLGDFISYQATVGWLGFSFSGLIAFIVVLLVFQAKIGLVPFDLAEAEQELMAGPLLEYSGAPLALFRAAKAMLYYVLPLLLITLFWGGGQIGWPGALALIIKYVIILTLMVLVKNTAPRLRIDQAVRFFWGPWTLLALLGLILALLGY, from the coding sequence ATGAACTTATTTTATCTCTTGGTCGCGCCCGGTTTTCTTTGGTCGTTAACGATCGGTTTGCTGGCCAGCTGGTACGATCGGAAAATCACCGCCCGGCTCCAGTGGCGCCAGGGGCCGCCCATCTTTCAGCCGTTAACTGACCTGATCAAATTGTTCGGCAAGGAAGTCTATGTTCCGGACGGCGGCTTGCGCTGGCTTTTTCTGCTGGCCCCGCTCCTGGCTTTTTCCGCTGTCCTGATCAGTTCAACTATTTTAGGGGTTTCTAACCTTGATATCAGCGAAGGTTTTATCGGTGACCTGATCGTGGTCGTTTATTTATTGACCGTTCCGTCACTCGCCCTGATCCTGGCCGGGTCGGCCTCCCGTAACCCCCTTGCCGCCCTGGGGGCTAGCCGGGAAATGAAGCTGATCTTGGCGTATGAATTGCCCTTCCTGCTCGCCTTGTTCACCTTACTGGTGAAGGTCCGCTCGGTCATGCTGGGCGATTTTATCAGTTATCAGGCGACCGTCGGCTGGCTCGGCTTTAGCTTTTCCGGGCTGATCGCTTTTATCGTCGTTTTGCTTGTTTTCCAGGCGAAGATCGGGCTGGTTCCTTTTGACCTTGCCGAGGCCGAGCAGGAATTGATGGCCGGACCGCTCTTGGAATATTCCGGCGCGCCGCTGGCCCTCTTTCGGGCGGCCAAGGCGATGCTTTACTATGTTCTCCCCCTGCTCCTGATCACTCTTTTCTGGGGGGGAGGCCAAATTGGGTGGCCGGGAGCTTTGGCCCTGATTATCAAATATGTTATTATCCTGACATTGATGGTTCTCGTGAAAAACACCGCGCCGCGTCTTAGAATCGACCAGGCGGTCCGTTTCTTTTGGGGGCCATGGACCCTTTTGGCCCTGCTCGGTTTAATTTTGGCGCTGCTCGGTTATTAA
- a CDS encoding NADH-quinone oxidoreductase subunit C, whose product MKIGEKIKSVFNLELEEKAEGRFYVTTGRDRLRDLVGHIYTELGGRLSTISAIDQRFGIELIYHLAINQAGVFISVRVMVEKPDLAIGSMIDIIPAADWIEREIHEMFGVFFVGHPKLEKLLLPDDWPSGEYPLRKKTFESENELPGAGNG is encoded by the coding sequence ATGAAGATCGGTGAAAAAATAAAAAGCGTTTTTAACCTGGAGCTTGAGGAAAAGGCGGAGGGACGGTTTTATGTCACGACCGGCCGGGACCGCCTGCGCGATCTTGTCGGGCACATCTATACCGAGCTGGGCGGGCGCCTTTCGACCATTTCCGCCATCGATCAACGCTTTGGGATTGAACTGATCTATCACTTGGCGATCAATCAGGCGGGGGTGTTTATTTCCGTGCGGGTCATGGTCGAAAAACCGGACTTGGCGATCGGCTCCATGATCGATATAATTCCGGCCGCCGACTGGATCGAACGGGAGATCCACGAGATGTTCGGGGTTTTCTTTGTCGGCCACCCAAAGCTCGAGAAGCTGCTGCTGCCTGACGACTGGCCGTCCGGCGAGTATCCGCTCCGGAAAAAGACCTTCGAATCGGAAAACGAACTCCCTGGAGCAGGCAATGGTTAA
- a CDS encoding 4Fe-4S dicluster domain-containing protein: protein MAKRVYLNLDLCCGCQSCAAACAYGHHLQSLLGHAEPENDAKLPLHCLHCDQPACAAACPNEAMKKMADGMVLRSHLKCVGCHSCELACPFGTIQPDLFKHIAPKCDLCFDRLAEGEIPRCVASCTSGALSFAEVDEQVVDVKKNLGSTRLLSNYLGRRR from the coding sequence ATGGCGAAGAGAGTTTATCTAAACTTAGATCTGTGCTGCGGCTGCCAAAGCTGTGCGGCCGCTTGTGCTTACGGGCATCATTTGCAGTCGTTGCTCGGTCACGCTGAGCCGGAAAATGATGCTAAATTGCCGCTCCATTGCCTGCATTGCGATCAACCGGCCTGCGCCGCCGCTTGTCCGAACGAAGCGATGAAAAAAATGGCCGACGGAATGGTCTTGCGCAGCCACCTAAAATGCGTCGGCTGTCATTCTTGCGAATTGGCCTGTCCCTTCGGCACGATCCAGCCCGATCTTTTCAAGCACATTGCTCCCAAATGCGACCTCTGTTTCGACCGGTTGGCGGAAGGGGAGATCCCGCGCTGTGTCGCCAGTTGCACTTCGGGCGCCCTATCATTTGCCGAGGTCGACGAGCAAGTCGTTGACGTCAAGAAAAACCTGGGTTCGACCAGGCTATTGTCCAATTATCTCGGGAGGCGAAGATGA
- the nuoB gene encoding NADH-quinone oxidoreductase subunit NuoB: MDLLKWSRKKSLWIYHLGASACNNCDIEILDCLTPKHDVERFGITLVGSPRHADVILVAGIVNRQSLERFKRAYDQVPNPKLVVAVGVCACTGDLFRDSYNYVSPVDEIIPVDVYVPGCPPKPEAIIAGIIKAAEKIK, from the coding sequence ATGGATTTGCTGAAATGGAGTCGTAAAAAATCGCTCTGGATCTATCACTTGGGGGCTTCGGCCTGCAATAACTGTGATATTGAGATCCTTGATTGCCTGACCCCGAAACATGATGTCGAACGTTTTGGGATAACGTTGGTCGGCTCCCCTCGGCATGCCGATGTGATCTTGGTCGCGGGGATCGTTAACCGCCAATCGCTGGAACGGTTTAAAAGGGCGTATGACCAGGTTCCCAACCCGAAACTGGTCGTGGCGGTCGGGGTTTGCGCCTGTACCGGCGACCTCTTTCGCGATAGTTATAACTATGTCAGTCCGGTCGACGAGATCATTCCGGTCGATGTTTATGTCCCGGGGTGCCCTCCCAAACCGGAAGCGATCATTGCCGGGATCATAAAAGCGGCGGAAAAGATCAAATGA
- a CDS encoding nickel-dependent hydrogenase large subunit gives MVKENIIPIGPFHPLLEEPEFFKFYVDGETVVDADVRVGYNHRGVEKLIENKTYDQGVFLVERICGICSTSHPFAFTQAVENISGIEVPQRALYIRMVIGELERIHSHLLWIGLAGHFIGYNTVFMWAWKYREPVLDIFEAISGNRNHYNMFKIGGVRRDIKDTDLSGLHEAISGVEKFIVMLYKSVAEDPIIAARTKNVGTLSKQDAIDLGVVGPVARGSGLAADTRKDFPYANYREVEFERIVLQDGDVYSRAAVRLLEILESVKIIRQSLKKLSPGPIEVEVREIGIGEGIGLHEAPRGEVIHFSRSNGSNNPERHKIRAPSFMNVPSFKKTVIGQKISDAALITAAVDPCYCCTERMAAIDAQNNRLLLTGEELVRLSQERTEEIRRSQ, from the coding sequence ATGGTTAAAGAAAATATTATCCCGATCGGGCCGTTCCACCCCCTGCTGGAAGAGCCGGAGTTCTTCAAGTTTTATGTCGACGGCGAGACGGTCGTCGACGCCGACGTGCGGGTTGGCTACAACCATCGCGGCGTGGAAAAACTGATCGAGAACAAAACCTACGACCAGGGGGTCTTTCTCGTCGAGCGGATCTGCGGGATCTGTTCGACTTCTCATCCTTTCGCCTTTACCCAAGCAGTGGAAAATATTTCCGGGATCGAAGTGCCGCAGCGAGCTCTTTACATCAGGATGGTGATCGGCGAATTGGAGCGGATCCACAGCCATCTCCTCTGGATCGGGCTGGCCGGCCACTTCATCGGCTACAATACCGTTTTCATGTGGGCCTGGAAATACCGCGAGCCGGTCCTCGATATTTTCGAGGCCATTTCCGGCAACCGCAATCATTATAATATGTTCAAGATCGGGGGGGTGCGGCGGGACATCAAAGATACCGACCTGTCCGGCCTGCACGAAGCGATCAGCGGCGTCGAAAAATTTATCGTCATGCTTTATAAGTCGGTGGCCGAGGACCCGATCATTGCGGCCCGGACGAAAAATGTCGGAACATTATCGAAGCAGGACGCGATCGATCTGGGCGTGGTTGGTCCGGTTGCCAGGGGTTCCGGGCTGGCGGCCGACACCCGTAAAGATTTCCCCTACGCGAATTATCGGGAGGTCGAGTTCGAAAGGATCGTTTTACAGGACGGCGACGTTTACTCGCGGGCGGCCGTCCGTTTGCTGGAGATCTTAGAGTCGGTCAAGATCATCCGCCAGTCGCTCAAGAAGCTCTCCCCCGGACCGATCGAAGTCGAGGTCAGGGAGATCGGGATCGGGGAAGGGATCGGTTTGCACGAAGCGCCGCGCGGCGAAGTTATCCACTTTAGCCGCTCGAACGGCTCAAATAATCCGGAGCGGCATAAAATCAGAGCCCCCTCTTTTATGAACGTTCCGTCATTCAAGAAGACGGTCATCGGCCAGAAGATCTCCGATGCCGCGCTGATCACCGCGGCGGTCGATCCCTGCTATTGTTGTACCGAAAGAATGGCGGCGATCGACGCGCAGAACAACCGACTGTTACTGACCGGCGAGGAGCTGGTCAGATTGAGCCAGGAACGGACCGAAGAGATCAGAAGGAGCCAATAA